TAAGGAAAAATCCAACCGCATTCAGAAACTAGCAAATGAAATGCCAACCACATTTTTCCATCGCAAGGTAATTTGAGGATAGAGAAGTTGAAATCAAAATAACTACCATAATAAGTCCATGTTTCAAATGGAATACATTCGCTAAAAAACTGTTTTCGTAATTTTATTGGAATTTGCTCTTTTAGTTGCAGTAAAATTTGATTTCGCCGTTCATTTCCAATTTGATCCCACAACGATCTAAGCTCATCACCTATCACAGACCATACTTGATTTGAAAGTGAACTTAATCCCGGAAATCTCAATTTATGTTTGATGTCTCCCAGCTTGCGTTTCAGCCCTTTTCTTAATTCATGGGTGACTATTTCTAAAGCTGCATAAGGACTCTGGGCAAAAATAATTTCAGGTTCTTCTTCATCAATTACTTCATAAGTTAGTTTGACTGCTTCAGCAGCTTTTTGACGGTCAATTGGTTCGGTAGAAAGCGCGATCGATCTCCATTTCTCCCGATAAAGGGGAATTTGTGCTTCTTGTTCGGGAGTCAGTTTCTCAATCATTCTGGGTCTAGAGGGTTTATGGTGGAAAATGTTTGTATATGTTATGGATAGGTGGGATATGGTGGGTTAAGGCATGGGAAGTTAATTATTGGTTGAAAGTGTTGAAATTATCGCCCGTGCCTAACCCACCCTACAATTAAATAAGTTTTTATAAATAAATTTAATATTCCCCTATATTTACACAATTCGTGGTATTCTTAAATAATGGAAATCTGCTTGCAAAAAATATTACAGGCTAGTTCTTCCTCATCAAAATTAGTATATCACAAAAAAATGTAAGAGTCAAGAGAAATACCTCTTTATTCTCAATCCCGATCCAAAGAGGAAGATTAACCCAAAACTCGCTAACATAACCCCTTTTTTTATTAAAAATCTGTGCAATCGCGACTTCGGTCGTCACATTAACCAAATGTCAAAGCTTTCCCGCGCACATCGGTGTACAGCTTACCTTTTTCGTAAACAACTTGACCGCCGACAATCGTAAAAACTGGCCATCCAGTCAAATTCCATCCCTCAAAAGGACTCCAACCGCATTTAGTTAACAATTCCTCGCGCAAAACAGGGCGATAATTATCCAAATCTACTAATACCAAATCGGCATCGTAACCGGGAGCGATCGCACCTTTTTTAGGAATCTTATACGCCTTCGCCACAGCAGTAGACATCCAGTTAGAAACTTGTGCAACAGTACACCTTCCCTGCATCGCTTGAGTTAGCATAATCGGCAAAGAAGTTTCCACACCAGGCATTCCAGAAGGCGTATTCGGATAACCTTGAGCTTTTTCTTCTAAAGTGTGCGGCGCGTGGTCTGTAGCGATAAAATCAATAACGCCATCGAGTAGCGCTTGCCAAAGAACTTCGTTATCGCGGTGCGATCGCAACGGTGGATTCATCTGCGCTAATGTGCCTATTTTTGCATAAGCATCCGTATTCAGAACCAAATGTTGCGGGGTTACCTCAGCAGTTACCCAACTTGGTTTATCCTGACGCAGCAATTCTGCTTCTTCACCAGTTGACATATGTAAAATATGCAACCGTCGCTGATATTTTTTAGACAAACGCAGCGCCAACTGAGTAGCATTGAGAGCAGCTTGATTATCCTGAATTTGGGAATGAATGGCAGGATCGGTAATACCGGCAAATTCCTGGCGTCGTCGATTAATGCGGTCTTGGTCTTCGGCGTGAACGGTGATGAGTCTTTCCCCTTTAGCAAATATAGCTTCCAGCCACTCTTCGCGATCGACCAACAACGCGCCGTGCATCGATCCCATAAAAATTTTAATACCGCAAGTCGGGTTAGCCTCAAGCAAATCAGGCAAGTTTTCTGCCGTTGCGCCCATAAAAAAGCCATAATTGACTAGGCACTTCTGGGCAGCCCGTCGTAACTTATCATCCAGATTCGCTTGCGTTGTCGTTAGAGGACGAGTATTGGGCATTTCCAAGAACCCTGTCACCCCGCCTTTGGCGCAGGCGCAACTGGCAGTAAACAAATCTTCCTTATGTTCCAGTCCCGGTTCCCGAAAGTGTACTTGGGGGTCAATTACCCCAGGCAACAAGGTCAAACCATCGGCGTCGATTTCCTTATCTCCCGTTTCTTTGGCAGTATCTAGAATTGTGGATGCAACCTCAACAATTTCGTCGCCACAGATTTTTACATCTCCTACCATAAATTCACCACTCGGTAAGAGAATTCTGGCACGACGGATAAATAAGGATGGATGGGAAGACATGGTAAACAAAGTAAGGGGGAGTTTCAGTACAATTATCGCTCGCGATCGCCGCTCTGAAAATAGCGATAAACATATAATGTATGGGGAAAGCCGGATTGCTCTCCAAGCAAACAATTCTCGACTTGCTTAAATTCGATCGAAGAAGTTGAGAGTGGCATCTTTGCTAATTATGCCAAAGTAGATTGTGGCAATACAGTTTAACCTTTTCTCCTCAACCACTTGACTAATTTGGTAATCTATATTATATCCAGTGATTAAATGCCTATGACTCGCGTGCAGGATCAAGCTTCTGATAAAAATCCGCAATCAACATCCGAAAATCCTTTGTTGGAAGGAGTCAAAACCATTGGCTTAAGCGTCATATTGGCTTTGGGGATTCGGACTTTCGTCGCGGAAGCTCGTTACATTCCCTCTGGGTCAATGCTGCCAACCCTACAAATCAACGATCGCTTAATAGTCGATAAGTTAAGTTACCACTTCCAAACTCCGCAGCGGGGAGATATTGTGGTATTTTCACCCACAGACACGCTCAAGCAACAAAATTTCAAAGATGCTTTCATCAAGCGCGTGATCGGTCTACCGGGTGAAAAGGTGGCTGTTAAGGGGGGAAGAGTTTACATCAATAATAAACCCCTACAGGAAAAATATATTGAAGATGCGCCAGACTACCAATACGGCCCAGTGACGGTACCAGGCGACTCCTACCTGGTTTTGGGCGATAACCGCAATAATAGCTACGATAGCCACTACTGGGGTTTTGTGCCTCGCGATCGCATCATCGGTAGGGCTGTAGTTCGCTTCTGGCCCCTCAATCGCTTAGGAGAATTAGACCCAGAACCACTTTATCCTGCTGCTGGCAAATAGGAGTGGGGGAGTGGGGGAGTGGGGGAGTAGGAGAATAAATCTTTTCCCTTTTCCCTTTTCCCTCTTCCCTCTTCCCTAGCCCCTAGCCCCTAACCCCTACAATGACTCGACCAATCAAATCTTGGCCCAGCCAAGGCGTGTTGTAGGAAAGAGACTTAAGATTTTGCTTTTGCACTTTCCAGGTTAACTGTGGATCGAATAGAATTACCTCAGCTGGCTGACCGGGAGCGATCGCAGCTGGGATTTGCTTGAGACAAACAGCTGGCTGAGTACTCAAAACTCGCCACAACTCCAACGCAGACCATTCGCCAGTTTCCACCAAATTTTGCCAAAGCAGAGGCAAAGCCAATTCTAAACCGATCGCACCTGGAGGCGCTTCCCCAAACGCCACCGTTTTCTCTTCGTAACTGTAGGGTGTGTGGTCAATTGCGATCGCATCGATGATTCCCTGCTGCACTCCTCGCTTCAAGGCAGCGCGATCGGCTGGACTACCCAAAGGCGGTGACAATCGCAGTGATGTATTATAACTGCTAATAGCTTCTGTGTCAAGCAAAAGGTGCATCCAAGTAGTGCTGGCCGTAATCGGTAAACCCCGCACCTTCGCTTCCCAAATCAACTGCACGCTGCGCCCAGTGGAAACGCGCATGATATGAACAGGAGTACCAACAGCTTCCACGACTTCCAGCAAAGCGGCGAGGGCGGCTGTTTCGGAGATAGAGGGATTTCCCGGTAAGCCTAAGCGAATCGAATTTATGCCTTCGCGCATCACCCCGTTCCCCGCCAACTCGCGGTATTCCGGCCAAAGAGCGATCGGCTTGCTCAGAGTTTTGAGGTATTCTAACAAACGGCGCACCAAAGCCAAGTTTTGCAGCGGTTGACCGTCGGTAAAACCGACAATACCAGAGTCAGCCAATTCTGCCAATTCCGTCATTTGCTGTCCCTGCACCCCCAAAGTGATCGCACCCCAGAAGTAGAGTGGGGGAGGAACTGATAACTTGTCGGTGATATCGCCTGCTAATCTCTGCAAACGTGCTAAACCTGCGGGATTATCCAGCGGCGGTGTCGTATTTGGTAGAATAGCGACGCGGGTAAAGCCGCCCGATCGAGCTGCTTGGATCAGAGATGGGAGGGTTTCTCGTTCTTCAAAACCGGGTTCTCCTGAGTGGCTGTATAAATCCACCAATCCGGGGCCTAAAACCAGTCCGCGACAATCACGCACCGATGTTTTGGATGGTAACTTAGAGATGTTTTCTTCCACAGCCTCGATCGTACCGTTGGCAATCAAAACATCGGCAATTTGATCGGTTCCGGAGACTGGATCTATGACTCGTACTTGTTGCAGCAATTCGCTATTGGTCATTGGCGATCGGTCAAACAATTTTGGATTTTAGATTTTAGATTTTAGATTTTCTCTATTTAGATTTTCTCCATGTCTGAAGCCAAAAATTTGTTTTTTAATCCAAAATCCAAAATCTAAAATCTAAAATTGGCTTTGAATTGGTCAAAAGAACAAACGAAAACTAACTAATGACCAATAGGAAATTTACAATGCTCCTGCTGCGGTTTTGTCGAGGACACCTC
This window of the Aerosakkonema funiforme FACHB-1375 genome carries:
- a CDS encoding dihydroorotase; this translates as MTNSELLQQVRVIDPVSGTDQIADVLIANGTIEAVEENISKLPSKTSVRDCRGLVLGPGLVDLYSHSGEPGFEERETLPSLIQAARSGGFTRVAILPNTTPPLDNPAGLARLQRLAGDITDKLSVPPPLYFWGAITLGVQGQQMTELAELADSGIVGFTDGQPLQNLALVRRLLEYLKTLSKPIALWPEYRELAGNGVMREGINSIRLGLPGNPSISETAALAALLEVVEAVGTPVHIMRVSTGRSVQLIWEAKVRGLPITASTTWMHLLLDTEAISSYNTSLRLSPPLGSPADRAALKRGVQQGIIDAIAIDHTPYSYEEKTVAFGEAPPGAIGLELALPLLWQNLVETGEWSALELWRVLSTQPAVCLKQIPAAIAPGQPAEVILFDPQLTWKVQKQNLKSLSYNTPWLGQDLIGRVIVGVRG
- a CDS encoding dihydroorotase: MSSHPSLFIRRARILLPSGEFMVGDVKICGDEIVEVASTILDTAKETGDKEIDADGLTLLPGVIDPQVHFREPGLEHKEDLFTASCACAKGGVTGFLEMPNTRPLTTTQANLDDKLRRAAQKCLVNYGFFMGATAENLPDLLEANPTCGIKIFMGSMHGALLVDREEWLEAIFAKGERLITVHAEDQDRINRRRQEFAGITDPAIHSQIQDNQAALNATQLALRLSKKYQRRLHILHMSTGEEAELLRQDKPSWVTAEVTPQHLVLNTDAYAKIGTLAQMNPPLRSHRDNEVLWQALLDGVIDFIATDHAPHTLEEKAQGYPNTPSGMPGVETSLPIMLTQAMQGRCTVAQVSNWMSTAVAKAYKIPKKGAIAPGYDADLVLVDLDNYRPVLREELLTKCGWSPFEGWNLTGWPVFTIVGGQVVYEKGKLYTDVRGKALTFG
- the lepB gene encoding signal peptidase I; protein product: MTRVQDQASDKNPQSTSENPLLEGVKTIGLSVILALGIRTFVAEARYIPSGSMLPTLQINDRLIVDKLSYHFQTPQRGDIVVFSPTDTLKQQNFKDAFIKRVIGLPGEKVAVKGGRVYINNKPLQEKYIEDAPDYQYGPVTVPGDSYLVLGDNRNNSYDSHYWGFVPRDRIIGRAVVRFWPLNRLGELDPEPLYPAAGK
- a CDS encoding DUF6745 domain-containing protein; amino-acid sequence: MIEKLTPEQEAQIPLYREKWRSIALSTEPIDRQKAAEAVKLTYEVIDEEEPEIIFAQSPYAALEIVTHELRKGLKRKLGDIKHKLRFPGLSSLSNQVWSVIGDELRSLWDQIGNERRNQILLQLKEQIPIKLRKQFFSECIPFETWTYYGSYFDFNFSILKLPCDGKMWLAFHLLVSECGWIFPYEKICVVCDRPRILSFDSANQLHAEGSPAIEFVDGFQVYAYRGVRLPFKYRKIHPNQWKADWLLDEKNVELRRALIQGIGYPRICKELYAVEIDSWQEYSLLKVDEDADLEPIRLLKMTCPSTGYIHVLRVPPALKSAREAICWVNWGTDPEEFSIQT